The Dokdonia sp. 4H-3-7-5 genomic interval AACCTCAACGCAGTATTTAGCAATGCGTCTATAACAAAATTATAATACCATGAAAAATATATTAATTATTGTCTTGATATGCTGTGGATACGCTTTCGCGAAAGCGCAAGAGACCGCACATAATTTTGGTAATATTCAAATTCATCACAATGGGGCTATAGGCTTTCATGGTGATCTTGTGAATGACGGAGATTTTGATAATAATTTAGGTCTAGCGGGTTTTTACAATCAAGAAGAAGAACTATTTATTATAGGAAACAACAAACCCGTCTTCTTTAATATGGAAGTCGATGTTCCAGAAGACCTAAACTTTGAAGTATCTGTAGGCGTTACTAATTTTTTAGATTTTATAAACGGGAGAATCACAACCCCAAGAGAAGACTTAGGAATTAATCTTGATTTTACTGATGATGCAATTTACTTAGGAGAAAGTGATGATAATCATGTGGACGGTTATGTCACAAATCAAGGAAATCTAGAATTTGACTTCCCTATAGGTGATGATTTTAAAATACGCCAACTTACAGTAGTCCCTCTAGACCCTGCTGGTGATGTGTATCAAGCAGCATATTTTTTTGAAGATCCTAATACTCCAAGTACGCTTTCTGGATCTTTTGATAGAGATTCTTTCCAAAATACATTATCTATTATTGATTCCAATGAATATTGGGATTTAAATGGAACACTACCTGTACAAGCAAGACTCACCTGGGATGAGGACACACAGGTACCGGTACTTGCAGATGGCATAGAGTCTCTGAGAGTTGTGGGTTACTCTGAAGTTCTAAATAGATGGGTAGACTTAGGAAATACACAGATTACAGGAAATGAAATTAATGGACAGATAACGTCTGACATCTTTGAGCCAGATGGTTTTGCTGCGCTTACACTTGGTTCTGTCTTAAGAGGGGGAAGCTCTATAAATGTTTATACCTTCTTCTCCCCAAATGGTGATGGCATTAATGAAACTTTTGTTATTGAAGGATTAGCTACTAGTCCAGACAATGAGCTGTTCATTTTTAACAGATGGGGTGTAGAAGTTTTCTCAATGAAAAACTACGACAACTCTTTTGATGGAACGTCACAAGGGAGGGTGACTGTATCTCAGGACGATAAACTGCCAGTAGGCACTTACTACTATGTGCTCAAACTTAAAGATCAGAAAGATCTAGCAGGAGCATTTTACATAAATCGCTAAATATTTCCCAAAAACGAACTTTGTTAGGCTGCTTTACTCTTTATTCATATTTTTAAATAAAAAAGTGATGACCATACAGCATAAAGAAAGAGATGACCGAGGTGTCTTTTATATAAAAGGTGAAAATGGTATTATATCCGAACTTACCTACTCTAAAGATGATAATTCTGTAATCACAATAGACCACACAGAGACTAAGATCCCACAGGAAGGACAAGGCTATGCTTCAAAGCTTATGGCTCACGCCGTAGAATTTGCAAGAGAACATAATCTTAAGATTAATCCGCTATGTCCTTTTGCAGAGGTTCAATTTGATCGTAATCCAGAATTTAAAGACGTGCTTGCTTAATGACTCCCATTCTGGAAACAGAACGTTTGTATTTAAGAACATTTACTTATGAGGATGCTCTGGATCTTTATGAAATGAATAACAATCCAGATGTTATTAAATACACCGGAGATAGCGCGTTCAAAAATCTAAAAGAAGCTCAGGATTTCATAAGTGAATATATTAGGTTGCGCACTATTAAAACAACCAAAGATTCATCAAAAAAATCTTTGGCGAGATATGCTGTCATTAGAAAAGAAGATAACGCATTTTTAGGATGGTGTGGGCTTAAACTACATAAAGATAAAGGAGCAGTAGATATAGGGTTTCGGTTTTATAAGCAATACTGGAAACAAGGATATGCTACAGAAAGTACCAGAGGTTGTATATCTTACGCTTTTTTTAATCTACAATTACCATTTATAATTGCTCACGCACATATTGATAATCTACAATCTCGCAAGGTTTTAGAGAAGTGTAGTATGAATGAAATAGAAAAGATTAATTACGACAATAATCCTTCAATCTTGTATCGTCTAGATAATGAAGATTACTCACTTCGGGAAATTGACGCTCAAGATACATGGCCAGTAAGACATCCTGTTTTACGAGCTGGAAGACCACTTGAAGATGTATATATGGAGGCAGATGAAAAAACTTCTACCTTTCACCTAGGTATGTATCACCATAACAAAATTGTAGGAGTAGCCAGCTTTATGGAAGATACTCATGAGGAATTTACAGGCATCCAAACACGTTTACGAGGAATGGCTGTATTACCAGAATATCGCAATAAAGGAATAGCGGCACAAATACTTAAAAAAGGTGAAGAAATCTTAAAGGAAAGAGAACGCACTATCTTATGGTTTAATGCTCGCACAGTTGCACTAGACTTTTATAAAAATCTAGGCTATGAAATGATAGGTGAAGAATTTGATATTCCGCAAGTAGGGCCTCATGTTAGAATGAAAAAAGACTTATTATGAACAGACGCACATTTTCAAAATTAACGTTGCTAGGAGCAGTTGCTGCCTCCCTCCCACTTCAAGCAACCACATCATTTTTTCAAGGTATTTCTGAAGATGAATTGCTTGGTAAAGGTGCTCCGCTTCTTACTAAGACCTCAGCATACAGACTTCGACCAGAAGCTGCAGTTGCTTATGAAGAGATGAAAAGTGCAGCATTTAAGGAAGGAATCAAATTCCAAGTAGTATCTAGCTATAGAGACTATAACCACCAAAATAGAATCTGGGAACGCAAATACAAAAGCTTTCGCGAAAGCGGACTCAACCCAACTGCAGCTATTGAAAAAATAATACAATACTCCACCATTCCAGGAACTTCAAGACATCACTGGGGTACAGATATAGATATTGTGGACGCCACTCCAAAAGTTTCAGGAGGGCTTCTCATTCCTTCTAAATTTCATGGAAATGGCCCTTTCTGTAAGTTTAAAGAGTGGATGGATAACAATGCAAATACTTATGGATTTTACTTAGTCTACACCGATAACCAAAATCGTAATGGTTTTAATTACGAGCCGTGGCATTACAGCTTTAAAAGCTTATCACTAGATTACCTCAACAAGTACCAAGAATTGCCTATTAAAAGCAAATTACAATCGGCTAAATTATTAGGAAGCGAGCATTTTACAGAAGCGTTTATAGACCGCTATCTCCAACATAATGTAATGGACATCAATCCAGCCTTACGCTCTTAAAGCAACTGGATTTCCTTGCGTTCTAGCAATGCTTCCTTAAAGTCAGAACGACTGGCTAGAGCTTTACCTATCCATTGCTCTGCCTTACTTTTATCTCCTTTATGCTTATAAATCTGCGCTAGACGCAAGTAAGCCCAGTCTTTTGGCACTCCGTCTTTGGCTGTATAATTATCAATGTATTTATGTAAACAAGATATTCCTTGATCTAGGCCTATTCCGTATTGACCAGCGATTTTCCCAAACTGATAATGCAATCTATTATCTTCTTCATGCTTAGTTTGAGCAGCCTTTACCGTAGCTAGTGCCTCTTCCGGCTTATTGTTTTTTTCGTAATGTTCTTGTAATTTCTGGTAACAAGTTACAGAACCACCTACTTGAACTGCCTTTCTATAATTTACCTCTGCATCATTAGAACGATTATTATATTCTGCAATATATCCATGAGCTAGATACCCATCTACTGGTGATATGCTTGCAAGCTGATCTGCATATTTCATAGCTTTATCTTCACTCCCTCCTATGATACTTGGTAACTGAATATAAAATTCAATGAGTGCCCATCTAGCTTCAATATGTTTTGGGTCAAGTGTTGCCGCAGTTTCAAAAGCCTCCTTGATATCGCCTATCATGGTCGCCGCTCTCAGCTTATTTACTGCTAGCGCTTTCATTCCCATTACGCCACCATATTTATAATGATAGTTTGCATTCTTAGGATACTGCTCAACTAGTTGCTCATAATATGATATGGCATCATTCCAGTTTTCTGCATAGCCTTCTATATCGCCTAGATATTCGATAGTTTTTGCATGAGTAGGATGCGCAGATAAGTATGTTTTGAAAAATGGTTTTGCTTGTTGATATTGTTCTTTCTTAAAAAGAGTTTCCGCTTTCGCGAAAGCGTTATCATTTTGTGCTACCACAAAAACAGGAAAGCACAATAAGAGAATCCATTTTATCATTTTCAAATTTTTATCAAATATATACCAATATGATGCCAAAACTGATTTACTTCTGAGGTGGATATTTACTTAAAATCTTTTCGGCCAGCTTCTTAAAATGAGCTTCCTTTTTCTCAAGAGACGCTTTTACCTTTACATCGCTCTCACTCGTTGCCTCCCATAAGGTGGCTTGCGCATTTTGAGCTTCATAAATGGTGAAGATAAGCTGTAAGTGCCTTTCGGCTCCTCCTATAGGAATCCCACCACTTACACCCACTCCCACATTACCTCCTCCTCCTCCAAGGCCTACGCCAATGGTGTTTCTAGAGTTGGTCTCAAATTCGTTTGCTTTTATTTTGATAAAAATCTCATTTTCTATCGTTTTTACAAAGCCTCGAGACTGCAATATGCTATCTGTATATTTTAAGAATCTACGCTCGTCAAACTCTGATAAGCCTGATGGCTCAGAGAAGTCGTAATCGTAATTTTTATAACCAGCAATATCTTTCTTAGTATCGTAATCATAATCTACATACATCGTCCCGCAGCTAGTGAGCATTAATGAGGCGATAAGACATAAAAAAATCCGCATATCCTTTGTTTTGTATAAAGATAACAAAGGATTATGCAGATTGTTGTATTTAAGTAGTTCTTAACTACTCATTCATCATTTTCCACAATGCATCTTTAAGCTCTACTAGACCTTGTTGCGCAATAGAAGAAATAAATAAGTATGGTATCGGAAGTTCTCTATCTAGTTCTTCTGAGACTTCTGCTTTTAGTTCTTCATCGAGCATGTCACTTTTTGTGATAGCGATGAGTCTACTTTTATCAAGTAATTCTGGATTGTATTTTTGAAGCTCGTTAAGTAGTATTTCATACTGCTCTGCAATACTATCTGCATCTGCAGGGATCATAAAAAGTAATGTAGAGTTACGTTCTATGTGACGTAAGAAGCGATGTCCTAATCCTCTACCCTCAGCAGCTCCTTCTATAATACCCGGAATATCTGCCATTACAAAAGATCTAAAATCCCTGTAAGCTACAATACCTAAATTAGGCTTAAGTGTAGTAAATTCATAGTTGGCAATTTTAGGCTTTGCCGCTGTGATTGCCGCGAGCAATGTAGATTTACCTACGTTTGGAAATCCTACAAGACCTACATCTGCAAGTACTTTAAGTTCTAAAGTAAGGTGTACCTCATAACCGTCTATCCCTGGCTGTGAGTGCCTAGGAGTTTGGTTTGTACTCGTCTTAAAGTGCCAGTTACCACGACCTCCCATACCACCTCTAGCAGCAATAAACTCTTGACCATCTTCTGTGATTTCAAAAAGCACCTGATCAGTCTCTGTGTCTTTTATAGTAGTCCCTAGTGGCACTTCTATATATTCATCTACACCATCATGACCTGTTGATCTTGATTTTGCACCGTTTCCTCCGTGACCAGCACGCAAGTGTTTTTTAAATTTTAAATGTATAAGGGTCCATAGGTTAGTATTTCCTCTTATAATAATGTGGCCTCCACGACCTCCATCTCCTCCATCTGGACCACCCTTCTCAATAAACTTCTCACGGTGTAAATGCGCAGAACCAGAACCTCCATTTCCAGAGGTCGTGTGAATCTTTACATAGTCTACAAAATTTCCTTCAGTCATCTTTCAGCTAGCCTTTAATTTCTTTAATAATATATAAGTACACTAGTACTTTTTATAAGGTGTCAATCACCTTACTTAATCTGTCTGTAATCTCACTTACTGTACCCACGCCATCAACTCCGTGATACTTATTTTGCTTCTCGTAGTATCCTTTTAAGATAGCAGTCTCTGCATAGTATACTTTAATACGGTTGCGTATCACTGCCTCATCTGCATCATCTGCACGCCCAGAAGTCTTACCTCTTTCTAGTAAACGTTGTACTAGCACCTCATCATCCACCTCTAAAGCAACCATTCCAGAAACCTCAGTATTCTTACTTTCCAGTAATTCTGCTAGTGCTTCTGCCTGTGCCTCTGTACGAGGAAAACCATCAAAAATAAACCCTTTAGCATCGGCATTTTTCTCCACCTCTGCATTAAGCATTTTTATAGTTACGCTATCTGGAACAAGCTGTCCTTTATCAATGTATGATTTTGCTAAGGTCCCTAGCTCTGTAGCATTTTTAATGTTGTATCTAAAAACATCTCCAGTACTTATATGTACTAGATTATACTTTTCTTTTAAAACTTCGGCTTGTGTTCCTTTACCGGCACCTGGAGGGCCAAATAAAACCAGATTAGTCATTGTAGATTCTTTAAGTTTATAAATGGATGTAAGATTACGTCCTAGACCATTATAGTCTAGACCATATCCTACTACAAAATCATTAGGTACTTCTAGCCCTATATAATCTATTTTATAAGGCTTTTTATAAGCCGCTGGCTTATAAAGTAAGGATGCTATCGTAAAAGAAGCAACCTCTTCGTCTTTAAGTATTTTTATGATGGTTTCAACAGTGTTTCCAGAGTCTACTATATCTTCTACCACAATCACATCGCGTCCTTTAAGTGATGGCTCTGCTCCCATTACGGTATGAATTTCATCACTTTGCTGCGTTCCTTCATAACTCGCTACCTTTATAAAGCTCAATTCACAGTCGTGATCAAACTTTTTAATGAGCTCTGAGCTAAAGAGAAATGCACCGTTAAGTACTGTAAGAAATACAGGACATTTGCCTCTATAATCTTCATTAAGACGCACAGCCACACCGTTTACAGCATGTTGCACATTTGTTTTTGTAATAAATTTCTCAAAAGAGAGGTCGTGTAGTGTGATGGTATTTTTCATAATAACAAAGGGCAAAGATACCAAGAGGAAATGACAATTGCCTTAAACCCAAAACCCAAATCTCAAAAGGACTTTTTTCAATCACTTCTCAAACTCCATCCTAAGGAAATTTGTACTTTTGAAAACAGTAATTAGATGCTATAAAAAATCGAGCTTTGGTGGTTAGTCTGCTGTGTTTGATCAAAGAAATAACTTTTAATTAGATCTCATAGGTCTGCACATAAAACCCCTAAAAAGGGATTTAATATTATGACAAACTACTTCTCTTCACAGTTTAAACTTGGAATTTTAGGCGGTGGCCAGCTCGGTAAGATGATGCTTTACGATACTAGAAAGTATGATATTCAAACATATGTGCTTGACCCTAGTGATGATGCTCCTAGCAAGATTGCTTGTGATTATTTTGAGCAAGGAAGTCTTATGGATTATGATACGGTAGTCGCTTTTGGCAAAAAAGTAGATGTACTTACTTTTGAGATAGAAAGTGTAAATATAGAAGCCCTTGAAGCACTAGAAAAAGAGGGGGTGAAAGTGTTTCCGCAACCATCTGTGTTGCGCAACATACAAGACAAAGGGATACAGAAAGACTTTTATGCACAACACAACATTCCAACAGCGGGATATACAAAGTACGCTTTCGCGAAAGCGGTAAAAGAAAACTTAGGCACAGCATCAAGTGATATCGAGTTTCCATTTATCTGGAAATCATGTACGGGAGGATATGATGGAAAAGGAGTCTCTGTCGTAAGAAACGCCGAAGATTTAGACCACCTACCTCAAGTACCATGCATCGCCGAAAAAATGATCCCGTTTAAAAATGAGCTTGCAGTAATTGTAGCTCGTAGTGTATCTGGCGAAGTAAAGACATACCCTGTAGTGGAAATGGAATTTCATCCAGAAGCAAACCAAGTTGAGTATGTAATATGCCCAGCTCGTATAGATGAGAATGTTGCAAATAAAGCTCGTGCTATAGCAGAGCAGGTTTCAAACGCATTTGGCCACGTAGGTCTGCTTGCTGTCGAGATGTTTCAAACAGAAGATAATGAGATTCTTGTAAATGAAGTTGCTCCTAGACCTCACAATAGCGGTCATTACAGCATAGAGGGAAGTTTTACAAATCAGTTTGAACAACATCTTAGAGCTATTTTAGACCTACCACTAGGTAACACAGATAGCAAAGTAGCATCTGTAATGGTGAACCTAGTAGGTGATGAGGGACATACAGGCGCAGTAAAATATAAGAACATAGAACAAATTATGGCGATGGATGGTGTAACACCACACATTTATGGCAAGAAGGAGACAAGACCTTTCCGCAAGATGGGACACGTTACCATTGTAGATCACAATCTTGCAAAGGCAAGACAAGTAGCTCAAGAGGTTAAAGAAAACATACGTGTAATTGCACAATAAAAATAAAGATTATGAAAGTTGGAATC includes:
- a CDS encoding GNAT family N-acetyltransferase, which translates into the protein MTPILETERLYLRTFTYEDALDLYEMNNNPDVIKYTGDSAFKNLKEAQDFISEYIRLRTIKTTKDSSKKSLARYAVIRKEDNAFLGWCGLKLHKDKGAVDIGFRFYKQYWKQGYATESTRGCISYAFFNLQLPFIIAHAHIDNLQSRKVLEKCSMNEIEKINYDNNPSILYRLDNEDYSLREIDAQDTWPVRHPVLRAGRPLEDVYMEADEKTSTFHLGMYHHNKIVGVASFMEDTHEEFTGIQTRLRGMAVLPEYRNKGIAAQILKKGEEILKERERTILWFNARTVALDFYKNLGYEMIGEEFDIPQVGPHVRMKKDLL
- the purK gene encoding 5-(carboxyamino)imidazole ribonucleotide synthase, which encodes MTNYFSSQFKLGILGGGQLGKMMLYDTRKYDIQTYVLDPSDDAPSKIACDYFEQGSLMDYDTVVAFGKKVDVLTFEIESVNIEALEALEKEGVKVFPQPSVLRNIQDKGIQKDFYAQHNIPTAGYTKYAFAKAVKENLGTASSDIEFPFIWKSCTGGYDGKGVSVVRNAEDLDHLPQVPCIAEKMIPFKNELAVIVARSVSGEVKTYPVVEMEFHPEANQVEYVICPARIDENVANKARAIAEQVSNAFGHVGLLAVEMFQTEDNEILVNEVAPRPHNSGHYSIEGSFTNQFEQHLRAILDLPLGNTDSKVASVMVNLVGDEGHTGAVKYKNIEQIMAMDGVTPHIYGKKETRPFRKMGHVTIVDHNLAKARQVAQEVKENIRVIAQ
- the obgE gene encoding GTPase ObgE, which codes for MTEGNFVDYVKIHTTSGNGGSGSAHLHREKFIEKGGPDGGDGGRGGHIIIRGNTNLWTLIHLKFKKHLRAGHGGNGAKSRSTGHDGVDEYIEVPLGTTIKDTETDQVLFEITEDGQEFIAARGGMGGRGNWHFKTSTNQTPRHSQPGIDGYEVHLTLELKVLADVGLVGFPNVGKSTLLAAITAAKPKIANYEFTTLKPNLGIVAYRDFRSFVMADIPGIIEGAAEGRGLGHRFLRHIERNSTLLFMIPADADSIAEQYEILLNELQKYNPELLDKSRLIAITKSDMLDEELKAEVSEELDRELPIPYLFISSIAQQGLVELKDALWKMMNE
- a CDS encoding DUF4136 domain-containing protein, whose product is MRIFLCLIASLMLTSCGTMYVDYDYDTKKDIAGYKNYDYDFSEPSGLSEFDERRFLKYTDSILQSRGFVKTIENEIFIKIKANEFETNSRNTIGVGLGGGGGNVGVGVSGGIPIGGAERHLQLIFTIYEAQNAQATLWEATSESDVKVKASLEKKEAHFKKLAEKILSKYPPQK
- a CDS encoding tetratricopeptide repeat protein; the encoded protein is MIKWILLLCFPVFVVAQNDNAFAKAETLFKKEQYQQAKPFFKTYLSAHPTHAKTIEYLGDIEGYAENWNDAISYYEQLVEQYPKNANYHYKYGGVMGMKALAVNKLRAATMIGDIKEAFETAATLDPKHIEARWALIEFYIQLPSIIGGSEDKAMKYADQLASISPVDGYLAHGYIAEYNNRSNDAEVNYRKAVQVGGSVTCYQKLQEHYEKNNKPEEALATVKAAQTKHEEDNRLHYQFGKIAGQYGIGLDQGISCLHKYIDNYTAKDGVPKDWAYLRLAQIYKHKGDKSKAEQWIGKALASRSDFKEALLERKEIQLL
- a CDS encoding GNAT family N-acetyltransferase; translation: MTIQHKERDDRGVFYIKGENGIISELTYSKDDNSVITIDHTETKIPQEGQGYASKLMAHAVEFAREHNLKINPLCPFAEVQFDRNPEFKDVLA
- a CDS encoding adenylate kinase → MKNTITLHDLSFEKFITKTNVQHAVNGVAVRLNEDYRGKCPVFLTVLNGAFLFSSELIKKFDHDCELSFIKVASYEGTQQSDEIHTVMGAEPSLKGRDVIVVEDIVDSGNTVETIIKILKDEEVASFTIASLLYKPAAYKKPYKIDYIGLEVPNDFVVGYGLDYNGLGRNLTSIYKLKESTMTNLVLFGPPGAGKGTQAEVLKEKYNLVHISTGDVFRYNIKNATELGTLAKSYIDKGQLVPDSVTIKMLNAEVEKNADAKGFIFDGFPRTEAQAEALAELLESKNTEVSGMVALEVDDEVLVQRLLERGKTSGRADDADEAVIRNRIKVYYAETAILKGYYEKQNKYHGVDGVGTVSEITDRLSKVIDTL
- a CDS encoding M15 family metallopeptidase; translated protein: MNRRTFSKLTLLGAVAASLPLQATTSFFQGISEDELLGKGAPLLTKTSAYRLRPEAAVAYEEMKSAAFKEGIKFQVVSSYRDYNHQNRIWERKYKSFRESGLNPTAAIEKIIQYSTIPGTSRHHWGTDIDIVDATPKVSGGLLIPSKFHGNGPFCKFKEWMDNNANTYGFYLVYTDNQNRNGFNYEPWHYSFKSLSLDYLNKYQELPIKSKLQSAKLLGSEHFTEAFIDRYLQHNVMDINPALRS
- a CDS encoding gliding motility-associated C-terminal domain-containing protein, yielding MKNILIIVLICCGYAFAKAQETAHNFGNIQIHHNGAIGFHGDLVNDGDFDNNLGLAGFYNQEEELFIIGNNKPVFFNMEVDVPEDLNFEVSVGVTNFLDFINGRITTPREDLGINLDFTDDAIYLGESDDNHVDGYVTNQGNLEFDFPIGDDFKIRQLTVVPLDPAGDVYQAAYFFEDPNTPSTLSGSFDRDSFQNTLSIIDSNEYWDLNGTLPVQARLTWDEDTQVPVLADGIESLRVVGYSEVLNRWVDLGNTQITGNEINGQITSDIFEPDGFAALTLGSVLRGGSSINVYTFFSPNGDGINETFVIEGLATSPDNELFIFNRWGVEVFSMKNYDNSFDGTSQGRVTVSQDDKLPVGTYYYVLKLKDQKDLAGAFYINR